In Candidatus Bathyarchaeia archaeon, the following are encoded in one genomic region:
- a CDS encoding heterodisulfide reductase-related iron-sulfur binding cluster yields MVEVELGFPIREHFWNIPEPLHLIPYISLAVALVTFVWGIYGRYKLVFKTTARGGLRIDRVGDRLKGLLAYAVAQLRVSRKPYAGIMHAGIFWGIIFLALGTGLVFLETDLLIPLLSARYLVGGLYLLFEAVLDFFGAFLILGIIMALYRRYILKPESLGVLAQDKVVLGSLLAIALTGFMVEGLRIAASPVPWQGWSFVGNALAGVFTVAGLGEGFLKSLHLSLWLIHMGLSLALIAVAPYTRLLHVITAPINIFFRSLNPRGALSYIDLEKEDTLGAGEIQHLTWKHLLDLFACTECGRCQDNCPAHLTKKPLNPKKVILDLKRNLLTNGKTLLKKQATQVSPIIGDLDGQISQDVIWSCTTCAACVEQCPVFIEQFLKIIEMRRYLVLTEGSVSPDTARLFRDIEFNGNPWGLPQNEREKWAESLSVKRVGEEDALVRELDNRVLLFVGCSGSYDSRNKRITESLAKILTVAGVNFVILGNGERCCGDPARRLGNEYLFQTMARENIQIFNEHKIKKIVTICPHCFNTLKNEYPQLGGEYEVVHHSEFVLELLKDWKVKLTKSVDEVVTYHDPCYLGRHNKVYDAPRGVLQRVPGIRLKDMERCRYNSFCCGGGGGRVWMEETLGEKINVNRAKQALELNVNTIVTACPYCLTMFDDGLKSLGKEESVKLLDLAEVVARAM; encoded by the coding sequence ATGGTCGAGGTTGAGCTTGGTTTTCCCATTAGGGAACACTTCTGGAATATTCCAGAGCCACTACACCTCATACCCTACATCTCGCTAGCTGTAGCTTTGGTTACATTTGTTTGGGGCATTTATGGACGTTATAAATTGGTCTTTAAGACCACGGCTAGGGGGGGACTCAGAATAGATAGGGTGGGCGACAGACTGAAGGGTCTATTAGCTTATGCTGTAGCTCAGCTGAGGGTCTCACGTAAACCCTATGCCGGCATTATGCATGCGGGCATCTTCTGGGGCATCATATTCCTAGCCCTAGGTACAGGTTTGGTCTTCCTTGAGACAGACCTCCTAATTCCTCTCCTCTCTGCGCGATACCTTGTAGGGGGGCTCTACCTACTTTTTGAGGCTGTCTTGGACTTCTTTGGGGCATTCCTTATCCTAGGCATAATTATGGCTTTGTATCGCCGGTATATACTGAAGCCTGAAAGCCTCGGAGTTCTAGCTCAGGACAAGGTTGTCCTCGGATCTCTGCTGGCAATAGCCTTAACCGGTTTCATGGTGGAAGGGTTGAGGATAGCGGCTTCCCCAGTCCCTTGGCAGGGTTGGTCCTTTGTTGGTAATGCCTTGGCTGGAGTTTTTACAGTTGCGGGTCTAGGTGAGGGTTTCCTAAAGTCTCTACACCTCTCTCTCTGGCTAATTCATATGGGGCTCTCCCTAGCGTTAATCGCCGTAGCGCCCTACACTAGGCTCCTTCACGTAATTACCGCTCCCATTAACATCTTCTTCAGATCCCTGAACCCCAGAGGGGCACTAAGCTACATTGACCTCGAGAAGGAAGATACTCTCGGCGCAGGCGAGATTCAACATCTCACCTGGAAGCACCTCTTAGACCTCTTCGCCTGCACAGAGTGCGGCAGATGCCAGGACAACTGCCCTGCCCACCTAACCAAGAAACCACTCAACCCAAAGAAGGTAATCTTGGATCTAAAACGCAACCTACTAACCAACGGAAAGACTTTGCTTAAAAAACAAGCGACCCAAGTATCTCCTATAATCGGGGACTTAGACGGTCAGATTTCTCAAGATGTCATCTGGTCTTGCACAACCTGCGCGGCGTGTGTTGAGCAATGCCCTGTCTTCATCGAGCAGTTCCTCAAGATAATCGAGATGAGAAGGTACCTCGTACTCACAGAAGGCTCAGTCTCACCCGATACGGCAAGGCTCTTCCGTGATATAGAGTTCAACGGAAATCCTTGGGGGTTACCTCAGAACGAGAGGGAGAAGTGGGCTGAGTCCCTTAGCGTTAAACGCGTTGGCGAGGAAGACGCCTTAGTGAGAGAATTAGACAACCGGGTGCTGCTCTTCGTAGGCTGTTCAGGATCCTATGACAGTCGGAACAAAAGGATAACTGAATCGTTGGCCAAGATTTTAACGGTAGCAGGAGTAAACTTTGTCATCCTAGGCAACGGTGAAAGGTGTTGCGGCGACCCAGCTAGAAGGTTGGGTAACGAGTACCTGTTCCAGACGATGGCCCGAGAAAACATCCAAATCTTTAATGAGCACAAAATCAAGAAGATTGTGACGATATGCCCGCACTGCTTCAACACGCTCAAAAACGAGTACCCGCAACTGGGCGGAGAATATGAGGTGGTACACCACTCCGAATTCGTCTTGGAGCTTCTAAAAGATTGGAAGGTGAAGTTGACCAAGAGCGTCGACGAGGTTGTTACATATCATGATCCATGCTATCTCGGCAGACACAATAAAGTCTACGACGCGCCAAGAGGGGTCCTTCAGAGAGTTCCAGGCATAAGACTGAAGGATATGGAGAGATGTCGGTACAACTCTTTCTGCTGTGGAGGTGGAGGTGGGAGGGTGTGGATGGAGGAAACTTTAGGTGAGAAGATAAACGTCAACCGAGCGAAGCAGGCGTTGGAGTTGAACGTCAACACGATAGTGACAGCCTGCCCCTACTGTCTCACCATGTTCGATGATGGGCTGAAATCCCTCGGGAAAGAGGAGTCCGTCAAACTCCTAGACTTAGCGGAGGTAGTTGCAAGGGCTATGTGA
- a CDS encoding electron transfer flavoprotein subunit alpha/FixB family protein — translation MSVLVVAEHRGGKIRDVTYELLRKTVELREKTQLKVSTAILGHEVKGLADQLACRGADEVLVVEDKRLGDYHSEGYLKMLSEIVKERKPALTMMGHTSMGIDLAPALASQLNLPLATDCINVKFEDQTFKAYRQMYGGKVEVEVAFPKDSQYVVTFRSGLLEPIGEGAAKKAEIIPLESKLKDEDFRCKFLDYIKPVEEGVDITKSEVLVSVGRGIGKQENIPLVEGLANALGGALAASRPVVDKGWLPKGRQVGVSGKIVKPKLYVAVGISGATQHVTGMKGSNMIVAINKDPNAPIFNYAHYGIVDDLFKVVPQLIQALKKK, via the coding sequence ATGTCCGTCTTAGTTGTTGCTGAGCATAGAGGGGGGAAGATCAGAGACGTAACATATGAACTGCTGAGGAAGACCGTAGAGCTCCGCGAGAAAACCCAGCTGAAAGTTTCGACAGCCATCTTAGGGCACGAGGTGAAAGGGTTGGCTGATCAGCTGGCATGTCGTGGAGCTGATGAGGTTTTAGTTGTAGAGGACAAGAGACTTGGAGACTATCACTCTGAAGGCTACCTGAAGATGCTCTCAGAAATTGTGAAAGAAAGAAAGCCTGCTCTAACTATGATGGGCCACACTTCAATGGGTATAGACCTAGCTCCAGCTCTAGCATCACAGCTCAACTTACCTTTAGCGACAGACTGCATAAACGTGAAGTTCGAAGATCAAACCTTTAAGGCTTACAGGCAGATGTATGGCGGCAAGGTTGAGGTTGAGGTTGCCTTCCCTAAAGACAGCCAATACGTAGTTACCTTCCGGTCGGGTTTACTGGAGCCAATCGGCGAGGGTGCTGCCAAGAAAGCCGAAATAATACCTCTCGAGTCCAAGTTGAAAGATGAAGATTTCCGCTGCAAATTCTTAGACTATATTAAACCCGTCGAAGAGGGGGTTGACATCACTAAATCCGAGGTACTTGTCTCTGTAGGTCGAGGTATTGGGAAGCAGGAGAACATACCGTTAGTTGAGGGGCTTGCCAACGCTTTGGGTGGTGCCCTTGCGGCGTCCCGTCCTGTGGTTGATAAAGGCTGGCTGCCTAAAGGGAGACAGGTTGGGGTATCTGGAAAGATCGTTAAACCTAAGCTTTACGTTGCCGTGGGCATTAGTGGTGCGACGCAACATGTGACTGGGATGAAAGGAAGCAATATGATAGTAGCGATTAACAAAGATCCAAACGCTCCAATCTTCAACTATGCTCACTATGGAATAGTGGATGACCTATTCAAGGTGGTTCCACAGTTAATTCAAGCTTTGAAGAAGAAATGA
- a CDS encoding CoB--CoM heterodisulfide reductase iron-sulfur subunit A family protein, protein MENRIGVYICHCGTNIAGKLDIQELASFASKLEGVVVAREYKYMCSDPGQEMIKKDIKELGLNRIVVAACSPQMHEQTFRRVLNEAGLNPYLFQMANVREQDSWVTGDSKLATQKAARLIAAAVRRVSNHEPLQIKTFGVNPAALVVGGGITGIEAALRIADSGRRVYLVEKEPSIGGHMAQFDKTFPTLDCAACILTPKMSSVGVHPNIELLTYSEVEEFSGFAGNFKVKIKKKARYVDPEKCTSCGLCQEKCPVKVSSEFDCGLGMRKAIYTPFPQAVPNIPVIDTENCLFFTKGVCKVCQKVCPADAVKFDDKDEFVEVDVGAVIVSTGFDVFDPSVAAQYGYRRYDNVVTSLEFERMCNASGPTGGKILLKSGDTPKSLAILHCIGSRDENYHEYCSRICCMQSMKFAHLVREKLPNAKVYEFYIDLRAFGKGYEEFYKRVLNEDVIFIRGKGAEVTNFAETPEEEGKLIVRCEDTLLGSVLRVPVDMVVLSVALEPRRDSNKVAKTFLLSRSKDGFFLERHPKLAPVSTTNDGIYIAGVCQGPKDIPDSVAQGGAAAAEVLSLIDRGKVTTEPEIAVIDEKRCSACFVCIRACPFNAIKFDEDKNVAVVQEALCKACGVCVAACPSGAIKQQGFTDGQIYAEMEGILAI, encoded by the coding sequence ATGGAGAATAGAATTGGTGTCTATATCTGCCATTGTGGGACGAATATAGCTGGAAAACTGGATATACAGGAGTTAGCATCCTTCGCGTCGAAGCTGGAAGGTGTAGTCGTGGCTAGAGAATACAAGTACATGTGCTCCGATCCAGGCCAAGAAATGATTAAGAAGGACATAAAAGAACTTGGGCTGAACCGCATCGTAGTAGCAGCATGCTCCCCACAGATGCATGAACAGACATTTAGGCGGGTTTTGAATGAGGCTGGACTCAATCCCTACCTGTTTCAGATGGCAAACGTTAGGGAGCAGGACTCATGGGTCACGGGTGACAGTAAATTAGCAACACAGAAGGCTGCGAGGCTCATAGCGGCCGCGGTTAGACGTGTCTCCAATCATGAACCTTTACAAATCAAAACTTTCGGAGTGAACCCAGCAGCCTTGGTTGTTGGGGGAGGCATAACTGGGATCGAGGCAGCGCTTCGAATCGCCGATTCTGGAAGGAGAGTCTATCTGGTGGAGAAGGAGCCAAGTATAGGCGGTCATATGGCGCAATTCGATAAGACATTTCCCACACTCGACTGTGCTGCTTGTATCCTAACTCCAAAAATGTCTTCCGTTGGAGTCCACCCCAACATAGAGTTGCTAACCTACAGTGAAGTGGAAGAGTTTTCCGGATTTGCAGGTAACTTCAAGGTTAAAATAAAGAAAAAAGCGCGATATGTCGACCCTGAAAAGTGTACAAGTTGCGGTTTATGCCAGGAGAAATGTCCCGTCAAGGTTTCGAGTGAGTTTGACTGCGGTTTAGGGATGCGGAAGGCTATCTATACACCTTTCCCTCAAGCTGTACCCAACATTCCTGTAATCGATACAGAAAACTGTCTCTTCTTCACAAAAGGAGTATGCAAGGTCTGCCAGAAAGTCTGTCCAGCAGACGCCGTAAAGTTTGATGATAAGGATGAGTTCGTTGAGGTTGATGTTGGCGCCGTCATCGTGTCTACCGGCTTCGATGTCTTCGATCCGTCTGTTGCAGCTCAATACGGGTACAGGCGTTACGACAATGTGGTGACCTCCCTAGAATTTGAGAGAATGTGCAACGCGTCAGGGCCCACTGGCGGCAAGATATTACTGAAAAGCGGAGATACACCTAAGAGTTTAGCCATCCTCCACTGTATAGGAAGTCGGGACGAGAATTACCACGAATACTGCTCTAGAATATGTTGTATGCAGTCGATGAAGTTTGCGCATCTGGTCAGGGAAAAGTTGCCCAACGCTAAGGTGTACGAGTTTTACATAGACCTAAGAGCCTTCGGTAAAGGCTACGAAGAATTCTATAAGAGAGTTTTGAATGAGGACGTGATCTTTATAAGAGGAAAAGGTGCGGAGGTCACCAATTTCGCTGAAACACCCGAAGAGGAGGGGAAGCTCATCGTAAGATGCGAGGATACCCTACTAGGGTCGGTGTTGCGAGTTCCAGTGGACATGGTCGTCCTCAGTGTGGCTCTAGAACCTAGAAGAGACAGCAACAAAGTTGCGAAGACTTTTCTCCTCAGCCGAAGCAAAGACGGCTTCTTCCTAGAGAGGCACCCAAAACTAGCCCCAGTCTCAACTACCAATGACGGCATATACATAGCAGGTGTCTGCCAAGGGCCGAAAGATATACCTGACTCTGTGGCTCAAGGGGGCGCCGCTGCAGCGGAAGTTCTTTCACTTATCGACCGCGGCAAGGTGACGACTGAACCTGAAATTGCCGTGATAGACGAGAAACGTTGCTCCGCCTGTTTCGTCTGCATCAGAGCCTGCCCATTTAACGCTATAAAGTTCGATGAGGATAAAAATGTAGCAGTTGTGCAGGAGGCTTTGTGCAAGGCGTGTGGGGTCTGTGTAGCCGCCTGCCCCTCAGGCGCCATAAAGCAGCAAGGCTTCACAGACGGGCAGATCTACGCCGAAATGGAGGGAATTTTAGCAATTTAG
- a CDS encoding electron transfer flavoprotein subunit beta/FixA family protein: protein MNIVVCVKSVPLVEGVDLKVSGTDIAKETLKFAINEWDEYALEEAVLLKEKLGGEVTVLTLTTPKQSKNIEQTLRECYAKGADNAIQLVDEIVDNLDPFAKSKILSKVIKGLSFDLVFTGVQASDDGCAQIGPTVATLLGLPYVTLVTKLEILAGGKAAKVERELEEGFKQVVELPLPALLTIQTGINVPRYAPFAKIRAAMKKEIKTLSLKDIGLDPAEVMGWKRASVAKMAIPVVERKTVIIRGSPEEEAAGLVSILREKGFGG, encoded by the coding sequence TTGAATATAGTCGTCTGCGTCAAATCTGTCCCTCTGGTGGAAGGGGTTGACCTTAAGGTAAGTGGCACCGACATCGCAAAAGAGACTTTGAAATTCGCCATAAACGAGTGGGACGAGTATGCACTGGAGGAGGCAGTACTGCTGAAAGAGAAACTTGGCGGAGAAGTGACCGTACTCACCCTCACAACTCCCAAGCAAAGCAAGAATATAGAACAGACCCTAAGAGAATGTTACGCAAAGGGGGCTGACAACGCAATCCAGCTCGTTGATGAAATAGTTGATAACTTGGACCCATTCGCAAAATCTAAGATTTTATCGAAAGTCATAAAAGGCCTCAGCTTTGACTTGGTCTTTACTGGAGTTCAGGCTTCCGATGACGGATGCGCCCAGATAGGGCCCACCGTAGCTACTCTACTTGGGTTACCCTACGTGACTCTGGTGACGAAACTGGAAATTCTAGCCGGCGGCAAGGCAGCTAAAGTGGAGAGAGAGCTGGAGGAGGGGTTTAAACAAGTTGTAGAGTTGCCTCTGCCTGCTCTATTAACCATCCAGACAGGAATAAACGTGCCAAGGTACGCCCCATTCGCTAAGATTAGAGCGGCGATGAAGAAGGAGATCAAAACTCTAAGCCTGAAAGATATTGGTTTAGATCCGGCTGAGGTGATGGGCTGGAAGAGGGCATCGGTGGCAAAGATGGCAATCCCAGTAGTTGAGAGGAAGACTGTAATCATCCGCGGAAGCCCAGAAGAAGAGGCAGCAGGTTTGGTTTCTATACTCAGGGAGAAAGGTTTCGGGGGGTGA